One stretch of Daphnia pulicaria isolate SC F1-1A chromosome 6, SC_F0-13Bv2, whole genome shotgun sequence DNA includes these proteins:
- the LOC124341772 gene encoding uncharacterized protein LOC124341772, with product MSFISEKPLNKKIIFDEHVEESDTMVDLSLSNEQQSESAKPLLRNKAFIQFDSNLSSHDKFQKVTKSNTDKPFKKGKMDFEQQSLPEVSSERYYQTTEALDIGKGSEFSLRTLFQESNLAVEPEEEPISLPPKLFAQKDPKLLFKPETVSNVEHQGYWKNAGMWTEPLFFHAGDNRLKEVTDFIYQPAKEEAYRDRNKWFEQREKLKQYYRNKMRRNAMWVAGTAQQSQKKRPLADGTDESSFQYFGQQEEIERQQKKKPHRTFFK from the exons ATGTCGTTTATATCTGAAAAgccattgaataaaaaaattatcttcgACGAACATGTTGAAGAAAGTGATACCATGGTTGATCTGTCTCTTAGCAATGAACAGCAGTCAGAGTCAGCAAAACCCCTGCTCAG aaacaaaGCATTCATCCAATTTGATTCAAATCTCTCGAGCCATGATAAGTTTCAGAAAGTAACAAAGAGCAACACAGATAAGCCATTTAAAAAAGGCAAGATGGATTTTGAGCAACAGTCTCTACCAGAAGTATCTTCTGAACGTTATTACCAGACAACAGAAGCTCTAG ATATTGGCAAAGGTAGTGAGTTCTCTCTACGAACCCTCTTTCAGGAGAGCAATCTTGCAGTAGaaccagaagaagaaccaATTAGTTTGCCACCAAAACTATTTGCCCAGAAAGACCCTAAACTTTTGTTTAAGCCAGAAACAGTGAGCAATGTTGAGCATCAAGGCTATTGGAAAAATGCCGGTATGTGGACGGAACCACTTTTTTTCCACGCTGGAGACAACCGTTTAAAAg AGGTTACAGATTTTATCTACCAGCCAGCAAAGGAAGAAGCGTACCGTGACCGAAATAAGTGGTTTGAGCAGCGAGAAAAACTCAAACAATATTATCGTAACAAGATGCGACGTAATGCAATGTGGGTAGCAGGAACTGCACAACAGTCGCAGAAAAAGCGACCACTTGCAGATGGGACAGACGAGTCTTCATTCCAATATTTTGGTCAGCAAGAGGAAATCGAAcgtcaacagaaaaagaaaccccacagaacttttttcaaataa